The Cryptomeria japonica chromosome 9, Sugi_1.0, whole genome shotgun sequence DNA segment atctagtatttgaatatatttagaacttgactttgattttcaatttgatttttgaaatcatgcacatgtgtttgaatttgatgaaattagaattagaagaaatagaagaattaattagttgattaaataatttaaagaaactatttaattattttataaatggactctaattaaataataaagattatttgaattaaaggatttaaagtacaattaattaaataacacttaattaatatttagaaaatggttaatgattagatgattagagataggaattgagaattaatttatttaaataataaagattatttaaattggggaattaatcaaaattaattaaataataaaaatttaattaacattagaagatagttaaaatgattaaatggcgatagaattaaaaaatagaataattagtaagatgatagagaaatatcaaattagaagaataagattaattaacttaaataaataattatttaatcaatcagaggaataattagtacatgatcaatgagacatttttaggtgtctacaccttcatcactcttagcctcaaattttctaatgtaatcacctctcttaataaaacatttgcttccaaatatcttaaaataactaacatcaagtgatcttccatgccaatattcataaggagttttgtccttacctcttttcactagaacttggTTCATattgtagacagttgtgctgacaacttctctccaaaaggttttcgctacacctccttgtatcaacattgtcctagcagcttcaacaactgacagGTTGTTCCTCTATgcgataccattatgttgtggtgtccttggtgcagaaagttgtcgtttgatgtcattctcttcacaatacccagtgaattcctcataagtaaattcatcaccttgatttgttctcaaacattttatcttcttgtCGCTCTCTTCCTCGGCTAAGGCcccgaatgccttgaacttaccaaagacttcaatcttatccttcaagaatgtgacccacattatccttgagcaattatcagtgaggatcatgaaatatctgtcaccttgaatgctttttgttcttattggttcacaaagatttgtatgaaccaaatctaacaaatgctctgctgaaaaggattttctcttgaaagttgaagaagtcatctttcctaactaacattattTGCAAatagcattaaccggtttgtctaattgaggcaaacctctcattgtcttggacttactcactttaacaatgttatcaaagtttatatgacaaaatctcctatgccaaagccatctatcatctatttttacaattaaacagttgctaactttaggattaaggtgaaacaagttacctttagtttgcttcctggttgtaatcaattcacctttattgtcaaagattttgcacataccatttttaaactccagtgggtatcctctgtcattgagttgtgccacactcaaaagattgtgctttagaccttcaacccagtagacatcgtcAGTGCTGCTCTTCCcgttaagagaaataactcccttacctttaaccatgcagggtgagtcattaccaaatcttacaacatcaccatcaaattccttcaaggaaataaatttgctccgatcactggtcatatgatgtgaacaaccactatcaatgatccaatcatcagagttatccatcatggacactaatgccttctagtttgatatctcttccttaatagctacaaacaatatcttcactagcatcaccatcagattcttcatcaatgataccactatcaacaacaataagacaatctctcttgcctttacccttatacttcttgaatttatctctcttgtgttcattttcaccattaggacagttagtagctatgtggccaatcttgttgcatgcaaaacattttaaaggtaatttacctctatatttactagtgcctctaggtaaccgctttgccaacaatgcttcaagctccactaaactgtcttcatcatcatcatctctgttggatttggattcataaccatgactagtatctctaatttttctcacaaatgggttagagatagaagctctaaatgcagactcaaatttctgtacactaccatcataaccgtttaattcaaaagcagtaagtttaccaatgatggagtcaagagttaccttagttttgtctatggacttcaactcctgaatagttgcaactcggatagcatagactggtagcagggttctcagtaccttattgatcactatggcatcttccactttccctcctgcactcttaatttcaccaactatctcttttatcctttgaccatactgttggatattctcaccttcaaccatcctcatgtcatcaaacttttctcttagactctccttctcaccaatattaacatgttcatcaccactataaatctcttcaagcttTTGCCATACCTCATGTGCAATCTGTAGACtgtgaacatctacatattcaacatcagacggggaattgataatggcctctaatgcttgatgattttattgttgttctttcttctgaccATCAATCAGAATCCTAgtgggtgcaacatatttagtattgacatgttcccaatactgacttcccagactcttgatgtaaaattttattttgtcgctccatatcctatagttctctctgttAAACTTCAGACCTTACTTCTTCAtaatgatctgcaagatctttacctcaagatgttaggcttagatcttagatgacctaagatgctctaataccaattgatggtatgatgaaagtgtagcgtcctaaatttgcgacacttgcaatttcgactgcatttgggtcttcacgatggcgatgcaacatgaaacctgaatggagaccccgaaacttgttcatgacatcaaaaactgcatttttcagcaccctggcctgatcctccttgcaccctgctgtccctggaggtgggaccatggcgcccagcgccctggtccctggccctattttgggcccggtctcttttggggctttgggtctttaagtttgcaaattggaaaataatatttcctggtcggcctaaggtcgggaaaatcagaaaataatatttcctggtcggcctaaggtcgggaaaatcagaaaataatatttcctggtcggcctaaggtcgggaaaatcagtctttcaaccctaattgacaagtatataaactacatttcctctcccattttaggagatgaaaaaaaggcggaaacgatattcaaacattcaagcattcgagcattcaagcattccttcaagcaattgagcattctaagtctccattcaaggctaagtgttgcattcaagacaaggattcaaccattgaagaggagatcacatacaacacacaacatactacatacattacaccttcgcatgtaagaatacaaacattcttacaacaaggtatcggtacttgtttacattacaaacatttacatttacaacattctcatttcttggttaattccaaaaccggggtttgacctaaaggcaaacccctcatccctaaccccccaatcgtcctctcttttctgtgtgaaggttgcaggtacgcgactgtaattgaagatctggaatccttgtgcagagacgaacagatccaccttcgtttctcggatttttcggaggaccgtgtgcacgccgggcgccatcgtcccgtcaactttcgctcaaatttgcagaacagcaccgtctcgacattttactactaattccaggtccgcagcttcatcccatatccctatctctgtttataagcgaatctttcctactttacatgcattcctagttcaatctttctatctacattctttacaaaagagggtattcttgatgtcttaacccttgaaactcatatagaatccaatcttgcattgcgtgggattggatcttgtgggtttcaacccctcttttgaatgtaaagtctcccctaagtgaaaaccatcaaccctagtgactctcccttctctctccttggagttggggaggggagaacgactagggttcaatttttccgctttacagaaagaataagtatctggtagattactaagaggggggggggtgaatcagtaaatataaAAACttatacaaactttcccaatctcaatatcaatcacacaaagtaaacttatcaatgaaatatctttgtcaagataaaaactcataagaaaaccagttgactgttacaacaacttaatagtaaacaacattaaacttgtaaacatccaaatgctttattatATGtgaacatacttcatttctcaatgcttccggttatcatgccttatcaaaatagttaagtagttaatcaaatcaaccataagatcataaccacaaaagcattcaccacatgacacaagtatttttgacgtggaaacccaaatgggaaaaaccacggtgagatgagactcacaagataactatctaaacacTTATGATGTTCGCCCTGTcaagagccaagcctgttaaagctttacaaaagtctcgttaagaactgatcttgttaagaatcacccggttaagggattgactacaaatgccttgttagaagcaagtaccctgttaggagtaacctcggtagaggatttgagaatccaagctaatggatcaccttgttagagaatttgagaagtaaccaagcttgttagagcttacctggttaagggatttcagttCTGCTGTaactgttagaaaacaacaggagtttgcttgatttgtctgaataacaGTACACTTCTTGATCAGATatttttaagctcctatctgcctttactcaaactgcagactcatcatccggttcggcaacccacactcaactgatttctgccaacaccttcaacaaaacaacttcatcgacctcataaaaaattaattaggtcggtaacacaacaaaaacttaattctctcatagaaatttcaaacaagtcggttcaagtatgaccattggattacatagcaatctctacacatcaatcaagaaaacctcaaccgctccttgatcaccgcttcatcgaactcagtaactcatcacgcgctttgcattagaagcaatacactttgctcattccctagacaaaaacgcgccaaaacattttgaacttgtcttcatgcaatgaccatacgtgtcaccattaTTACCGCTCATCactagatcataaaccaacataaccaattcaacaaccttaattggttagggtttaataaaaacaactggtagggaATCGGTTAGGGTTTGataaaaacaattggtagggtttaccagttacattacatagatagggtttaaccttttactggTTATCGatttaactcacaaacttacataacGATTTACAATGTCCTCCACAAAGCTCTTTCTACCagttacaagataatatcaacaataataacaatatcagcaatatcattaccggttaattgacatcaatgacaacataacatatcattaatgcaatcttcatgcaaatgccaacacacctTCCACACCAAAGAACACTTTCAATGATGATGAGGGAGTCAAAGTGCCCATGGAAGCCAACTCATGTCTACAAGGAAGCCAACTCAACAACTAATTCCCTCACCAACATGGTAATTGAGCAGACAAAAGAGCTAGATATTGACGTGAATGTCTATAATGATTGGTTGACAAGGGCCTATATGCTCTGTGACATCTCCCTCCTAGGGTGCTCTTGTATCCGGTGATGTTCATGGAAATGACGAGGATTGTTGGCTCAATGTGGGATATTAAGGAATTTTTACTCTGTGGCTACATTAATGATTCTCACTCGATTTATTGTGTGTTTATCAAGACATTTTTGATCCCTTAACACGTCATCTCACTCATCTATTATCAACCAACCATGGATATACCCATTTAGTTGACCTCTAGCCAATGGTGTACAACTTTTCTTGGGACCATCTTCAAGAAGCAACTAGGATTGGGTTTCAAGACAAGCCATACTTTGATTATATTCACAATTGAATGGGTGTTAGTTGGAAATTTCTTAAAAGTTGAGCACAAATACCTtgttaatttaaatatttcatcaatGTTTGTGGCCTCCTTGTTATATATTAGAGACAAGAAGGACGTGGTGATTTTAATGGCTTCAAAATTGGTTGAACCTCAGTTCTTGGGAGATTTAGACACGATGATAGAAGCAAGCAGGATGGGGAATGACATTCCCTTACTCTCCAACAATGTATGATCAAAGGTTTGTGCAAATGCGGTTAAGTGGTTTCACTTTGCTTTCCATTTGAAGACCGTGTCATCTTTGATAAAACCAGGTGATCAAAGGAGTAAAAAGTTCTAAAAAAGGTGTTGAACATTATAGATCCCAAGGGTTTGGATTGCTTGGAGTTGTTCATAAAAAAATTCCCTAGCAAATCTTTGGCTATTCCTACGTGATACACATCATTGTCGCTCAGTCCTCCTATGCAAAGAAAAATATATTTGTACATGTTATAGATGTAAGCAATGTAATACCAAGTTTTGTTCCTTTGGCTCCTGTTATTGGGAAATTTGTCACTCCAAGCCCTTAAGCTAGTTGGGGGCAATATGTTATGTTATGACTACCCAAAACTAAAGATTATTGGATTAATAAAAGGGAACAAACTCCTATGGTCTCAATGTATTAttacaaattaaaataaaaattagaatcaCCAAAATAACCAAATATTTACCTTGCCAAAATAAAACCAAgtgtattaaataatataaaataaacaatataaTTACAACAAAATTACGTGTCTATACTAATTAAAATAACTTTAAATTGATATCTCTCAttgtttaaatatatttatttaagatattttaaaatataaaaatattaatttttttagttaTATATTAATATCTACAAATAACACTATTAGAAAAACAACTTATAAATAtgtatttattgcattttttttttggtcggtaattgcttttgactggagctacgaaccagtggggccacagagggggaccccatccccgagtacattaacttgaatgatgaggtattaacacctcaATATTTGATCTCTAAAATCATCTCACCTTATCACTCCATGCACGCCTTATCTCTCCACTCCTTATCATTCCATTCAatatctccttatcactccatataTCTCCTCTCCTTATGTCTctcctccttatctctccatgtGCCCCACCTTATCTCTCTGAACTTCTCTCCACCCATTCCAGATCCGACAACACACAAGCACAACTTGCATCGAAACCTCCATCCATATTTGCAACCAACTGATCCGAGATTCGAACTAGTGACCTCCGTATCAACATGGAGTTGCAACTACCATTGCACCACGGGGTCAACCCCTATTTActgcattttttaaataaataaaagactaaagtaaatacaaaataatgaaaaaggtaACAATCAAATAACATTTTATTGATAACCAAAAGACTAGAAACAATTATTTAAGATACATAtactaatttttaaatataaaagatattaaattttttaatcgTATATTAATATCTACAAATAACACTATAATAGAAATaacttattaatatttattttcctcttttttaaaccaataaaaaacaaaactaaataCGAAATAATGAATAGGTAGCAATCAAATAAAATTTCATCGATGATAAATTTAAATATccttttgactagaaaggcaaagTGGTCTAAACCAGAAGCAATTATTTCCCGCTTATTTTCTCTTGTTTTTTAAATTGAAACTTTTGAAAACGATTGGTTGAATCGCTTGTCCACGGATCGGAGCATAATCCATCTGAACCGTTGGCACTAATGAAATCGGACGGTCTGCGAAGCCCCTGGGACATCCACTGTGGAGGCTCTATATAATAACCGGAATCATCATTCATGCACAACGGATCCAGTTTGTTTGTGAAAGACTGAAAAATTTCACAAGTTTCTGTGAACAATACAGCCCAAGTGATCAATAATGGAGTCAGGAGGTGCCAAGGCTGGAAAGGGAGGAAGAAAGGGCGGAGCAAAGAAGAAGAGCGTCTCCAAATCAGTGAAGGCAGGCCTCCAATTTCCTGTAGGCAGAGTGTCCAGATATCTCAAAAAGGGCAGATATGCTAAAAGAGTTGGATCTGGTGCCCCCATTTACATCGCGGCTGTAATGGAGTATTTGGCGGCAGAGGTGCTGGAGCTCGCTGGTAATGCTGCGAGGGACAACAAGAAGAACAGAATCATTCCCAGGCATATCCTTCTTGCTGTCAGGAATGACGAGGAATTGGGGAAATTGCTCGGCGGAGTCACCATTGCTCATGGCGGTGTTTTGCCCAACATACACCAGGTGCTTTTGCCCAAGAAGACTACAGCTTCTTCAGACAAGGAGCCCAAGTCTCCCAAGAAGGCAAAGGCTTAGATCTGTGCAGGAGGGTTGTTTTTTTATTaattggtgcttgtttcaaacggTGTTTTATAACACCACATTTGTTTTGGTTATTGCTATCCCTCTTCAATTGAGCGTTCTTGAATTTCTCTGCTGAGAAGGGCAATCCTGG contains these protein-coding regions:
- the LOC131054157 gene encoding histone H2A translates to MESGGAKAGKGGRKGGAKKKSVSKSVKAGLQFPVGRVSRYLKKGRYAKRVGSGAPIYIAAVMEYLAAEVLELAGNAARDNKKNRIIPRHILLAVRNDEELGKLLGGVTIAHGGVLPNIHQVLLPKKTTASSDKEPKSPKKAKA